ATCCGACGGCATTCTCGTGCTTGAAGGCGCGCAGGCCGACAACGAGCCCGGCACGCCCGTGGCCAAGGTGCTGCATGTGCCGCCGCTGCTCGATCTCTCGGTCACTCCCAACCGCGGCGACTGCCTCTCGGCCATCGGCCTGGCGCGCGAGGTCGCGGCGCTCACCGGCGGCGAGCTGCACGAGCCCGAGTTCGCGCTCAACGAGCAGGACGGCGCCGCCAGTGAAGTGGCGAGCGTCGAAGTGCAGGCCCCCGATCTTTGTCCGCGCTACTGCGCGCGCGTCATTGAGGGCGTCAAGATCGGTCCGTCGCCCATGTGGCTGGCCGAGCTGCTCGAATCCCACGGCATCCGTCCCATTTCGAATATCGTCGATGTCACCAACTACATCCTTCTTCTGCACGGCCAGCCGCTTCACGCCTTCGATCTGGATCACATCGGCGAGGGCAAGATCATCGTGCGCAAGGCCGCGGCCGGCGAGAAAATGAAGACCCTCGACGATGTCGAGCGCACCCTCGAAGAGGGCGACCTCGTCATCGCCGATCCCAAGGGCCCGGTGGCGCTTGCAGGCGTGATGGGCGGGGCGAGCAGCGAGGTGACCGATTCGACTACGCGTGTCCTTTTGGAGGCCGCGTATTTTGAGCCCGGCACCGTGCGCCGCACCTCGCGCCGACTGGGACTCATCTCCGAGAGCTCCTATCGCTTCGAGCGCGGTATCGACCCGCTTCGCGTCACCGTCGCGATGGATCACGCCGCGGCGATGATGGCCGAGCTCGGCGGTGGCAGCGTGCGCAGCGGCTTCATTGACGAGAGCGCGCAGGACTTCGCCCCGGCGAAGATTACGCTTCGCCCGGCGCGCGTGTGCGCGCTGCTGGGCGTGGAGATCCCCGCCGAGCGCATCGCCGCGCACCTGAAGTCCCTTGGATTTGGTGTTGACGATTCAAGTGCCGAGAGCTTCGCCGTTACGGTTCCGAGCTGGCGGCGCCTGGACATCACGCTCGAGGCCGACCTCATTGAGGAAGTCGCGCGCATCGAGGGCTACGACAACGTGCCCGAGACACTTCCCTCCAGCGGACGCGAGCACGGCGAGGACGACGAGCCGCTCCACCTGCAGGAAGCGCTCGAAGATGCACTGGTCGCGCGCGGCTGGCGTCAGAGCGTGCACCTGTCATTCGCATCGCCGGGCTGGGCCGACGACTTCGGCATTGCCGAGGGAGACTCGCGGCGCAAGGCGGTGCGCATCGCCAACCCGATCAACGAAGAAGAGGGCGTGCTGCGCGCGGCGCTGCTTCCCTCGCTGGTAAAAACCTACGTGCGCAACCGCAATCACGGCGTGCGCCAGGTGCGGCTCTTTGAAGTGGGCCGCGTCTTTGAAGAGCAGGGCGCCGGCGTGGCTGGCGGGGAGCTCCCCAAAGAGCGCCTCTCGCTGGCCATGATTGCCGGAACGCTCGACGAGCCGGGCCTCTGGCGCGCCGGCGATCCCGCGCGCGCCGCGCTCTTTGCCGCGAAAGCGGATCTCGAAGCCCTCGGCGGCTGCTTTGGTCTGGAGCTGAAACTCGCGGGCCCCAGCGACGAGCCGTATCTTCATCCGGGACGCCGCGCGAGTGTGATGCTCGGCAAGCAGGTGCTCGGCCACTGGGGCGAGCTCCATCCCGAAGTGGCGGCAAAGCTCGGCGTGCGCGACCGCGTTGTCGCGTGCGAGCTCGATGCCGGTGCGCTGCTTCAGGCCGCGCTTGGCAGAAAGCCCAAGTTCAGCGCCTTCTCGAACCTGCCGCGCATGTGGCGGGACCTGGCACTGCTCGTCTCCGACGAAGTGCCCGCGGGCCGCGTGGTGGCCAAGGCGCTCGCCGCCGGCGCGCCGCTGGCCCAGCACGGCGAGATCTTCGACGAGTTCCGCGGCAAGGGCATCGAGGAGGGCAAGCGCTCGCTGGGCCTTCGCATGTGCTACGGCGCCGCTGATCGCACCCTCACCGAGGAAGAAGCCGCCGGCGCCGAGGCGAAGGTGCTCGAGACCCTGGAGAAGGAATTCGGGGCGCAGCGCCGCTAACCCCGCCAGGTGTTTTCCCCTCTCCCCCGCGGCGGGGGAGGTGGCCGAAGGCCGGAGGGGGTAGCCTGGAACTGGCGCGTAACGACCCCTCCCTGACCCTCCCCGCTACGGGGAGGGAATGGCGCAGCAGATAATTTCGCGCAAGAACACGCCTGCGGCGCCCCTCTGGCAGCCCTCCCAGGGGCCTGCCTTAAACCAGTAATTTTATTTGCCTTTTCTGGGACCGCTCGATACTATTTTTCTCATCTGAGTCCTTTGAGCCGCCAGAGTCGGGGAGTTGTTGAGGCCCCGGCGGCGGGCAGGTCCAGGCCGAGGGGTTTCGGCGGGCCGGAGGGGTTCGGAGCAGGTGAGGGGGTAGTATCGTGACCAAGGCCGATATCATCGAGAACATCTACCAGCGGGTGGGATTCTCCAAAAAGGAAGCGACCGATGTCGTCGAGGCGGTCTTCGAGATCGTCAAGCAGACGCTCGAGACCAACGAGCGCCTGAAGATCTCGGGCTTCGGTAACTTCGTCGTCAAGGAAAAGCGCGCCCGTCTGGGCCGCAACCCCCACACGGGACAACCCATCGAGATCACGCCCCGCAAGGTGCTGACCTTCAAGCCCAGCCAGGTGCTCAAGAACATCCTCAACGAGGGGCTTGAGGACGGGGGGAATTCCTCCGGCGATGCCAGCGGCCTGGGCGGCGACGGCCAGAGCGCGGCCAGCAACTGACCGATTTCACGAACCTTTTTCGTTTGCTTGAGGATCCACCCGGGTGGAAGAGCTTCCAGACATTCCGGACAAGCTCTATTTTCGCATTGGCGAGGTCTCGACCCTGACCGGGGTCAAACCCTCGGTGCTGCGCTATTGGGAGAGCGAGTTCCGCACGCTCCGGCCCACCAAGAGCCGCACCAACCAGCGTCTCTACACCCGCGCTGATGTCGAGAAGGTCATCAAGCTCAAGACCCTGCTCTACGAGAAGAAGTTCACCATCGCAGGCGCCCGCCGGGTGCTGGCAAAGGGTTACACCCAGGAACTCAACCGTCTTGAATCCGAGACCGGCGCCGAGGCGGCCGATGGTGGGAACGGCACCGGGCAGGGCGCCCCGGAAAACGCCGCGCAGAAGGCCGGCCCGGAACTTCAAAAGCGGGTCGCTTCGTTGATTTCAGAGGTCCAATCCATTAAGAAGCTGCTCTCTTAAAGGCGTGTGCCCAAGCGGCGCCTGCCTGCAGGAGATACGCGTCGGGACGTGGCGCAGCCTGGTAGCGCGCACCCTTGGGGTGGGTGAGGTCGCTGGTTCAAATCCAGTCGTCCCGACCATTTTCTCCCTTTTTTGGCCACTTACAGACTGCTCGCGCCCGCTGGGGCGGCCCGCAGGCCCTCCCGGTTCACTGGACAAGGCCGCGCGGGACCTGACAGACACGCGGGATTGCGAGCAAAATGGCCAAAGTGCCCACCATTCTCATCTCCAACGACGACGGATTTCACGCCCCCGGCATGCGCGCGATGCGCCAGGCGCTGGAGGGCCTGGGCCGCCTGATCGTGTGCTGCCCCGATTCCGAGCAGAGCGCCACGAGCCACGCGCTCACCCTCCACCGGCCGCTGCGCATCGCCAAGGTCGAGGAAGACTGCTACACCGTCGACGGCACGCCCACGGACTCTGTTCTGCTGGGGATCAACCACATCCTCAAGGGCGAGAAGCCAGACCTTGTGATGTCGGGCATCAATGCCGGCCCCAACATCGGCGACGACATCGGCTACTCGGGAACCGTGGCCGCGGCGCTCGAGGGCACGGTTTATGGCGTGCCGAGCGTGGCGGTCTCTCTGGCCTCCCACGACTTCAAGAACTTCTCCGCGGCCGGGCAGGTCGCCCGCGAGAGCGCCCAGTGGGTGCTTGCCAACGGGCTTCCCAGGGACGTGACGCTCAACGTGAACATCCCGGCGATCGAGCCCTCGCAGATCCGCGGCCGCCGCGTGACCATCCAGGGCAAGCGCCACTTTGAGGACATCGTGCAGGAAAAGCTGGACCCGCGCGGGCGCCGCTACTACTGGATCGGCGGCAGCGTCGTCTTCCCCGAGCAGGAACCCAATACCGACATCACCGCCATCGCCGAGGGCTACGTCTCGATCACGCCCATTCGCATCGAGCTCACCGCCCACGACGTGCTCGAACACGTGAGGAGCCTGGCGGGCGAGGAATGAATTTCACATCTCCCTCTGGGAGAGGTCGAGCGAAGCGAGGGTGAGGGTTCTGCCACAACAAAACCCTCACCCTGACCCTCTCCCAAAGGGAGAGGGGATGTTAGGATAAGAAACGACATGAGCACCGAAGCAGAAATCGAACCGCCGATGCCGGCGACCAACGCCGAGGGCAAGACCGGCCTTGTCCGCCGCATGTACGACTGGGTGCTCGGCTGGTCGGAGACGGCCTACGGTCCGCAGGCGCTGCTGGGGCTGGCCTTCTGCGAGGCGATCTTCTTTCCGGTTCCCCCCGACGTGCTGCTCATGGCGCTGGTTCTGGGCAGGCGCGAGCGGGCGTGGAACTTCGCCATGCTCTGCACCATCGGCTCGGTCGCAGGCGGCATCATCGGCTACCTGATCGGCGCGGGGCTGTGGGAGGCGGTCTCGGGATATTTCTTTACCTGGGTGCCGGGCTTTTCCCAGGCCGGCTACGACCGTGTGCGCGTCTTCTACGAGACCTATTCCTTCTGGGCGGTCTTCGCCGCGGGCTTCACGCCCATTCCCTACAAGATCTTCACCATCAGCGCCGGCGTGTTCGAGATCTCCATGCCCATCTTCATGCTCGCCTCGGTGATGAGCCGCGGCCTGAGATTTGTACTCATCGCCGGCCTGCTCTGGAAATTCGGCGACCCCATCAAGAGCTTCATCGACCGCTACTTCAACCTGCTGGCCTTCGGCGGCACCGCGCTGCTCATCGGCGGGTTTGTGTTGCTGAAGTATCTGTAGGATTTTCGGAACTGCAGCGTTTTCGCCAGCCAGCCTGAACAGATTGCACCAACTCGCAGCTCCTCAACGTGCACCTGCACTTGCACGAGCACGTGCACGCTGGGATGGGGCGGGGTGGCTAGATCCGCACTTGACTGGTTGTTGGAAGCAAACAACCATGAGCGATATGGCGATACCCGACTTCCAGACGCTAATGCTCCCAGTACTGAAAATTGGCAATAGCGGCGAGATTCAGGCCAAGCAGGCAACAGAGTTGCTTTCCGATGAGTTCGGATTGACCGACGAAGAGCGCACGCAGTTATTGCCAAGCGGCACAACTACGACAATCCATAACCGTGTGGCATGGGCGGTTTCACACATGGTGCAGGCCAAGTTGCTGAAACGGCCGCAGCGTGGATACTTTACCACCACTGACCGGGGCAAGGCGGTTCTCCAAAGCCCTCCCGATAGGATCACGATCAAGTATCTTGAACAGTTTCCAGAATATGTAGAATTTCGAAAGAAGAAAAAAGTTACGGAGAAGGTAGAGGCTGATGGTGCCGACGAAGATTCTTCGACGACACCGGAAGAGAGAATCGATACGGCTTACTCTGAGATCAATGCGGCATTGAAAGATGAGTTGCTTTCCAAGGTAATGGAGGCTTCCCCGGTCTTTTTTGAGAAGCTGATAGTGAAGCTGCTGGTCGGAATGGGATATGGCGGTGCGAGCGACGAAGCCGGAAAGCATGTTGGGAAGTCGGGCGATGGAGGGATAGACGGCGTAATCAATGAAGATAAGCTCGGCTTGGATGTCATTTATTTGCAGGCGAAACGATACGCACCCGAAAATACGGTCGGGCGCCCCGAGATCCAGAAATTTGCCGGTACTCTTATCGGAATGAGCGCGAACAAGGGAGTATTTGTCACAACCTCCAGCTTTTCCGCCCAAGCGCACGAATACACGAAGACAGTACCTCAGCGCATCATTCTCATTGATGGTGAGAAACTGACTTCACTGATGTTGGAGCACAATGTTGGTGCGCGGGTGCATCGTTCGATTGATCTCAAGAACATCGATGAGGATTTTTTCCTGGACTAGGCTCTCTCTGGCGATAGTCTGGTTCGTCCTTCTCCCTGAAAGGGAGAGGGGTCCGGAAACGCCCCCATTGCCACCCATCCCACTGCCATATACCCAACCCCTTGCAATCTTTAGAAAAATCCGTATCATAAAGGTGCCTTCAATCCTTTGTTCCCACGCACAAGCAGGTGTGAGCGTGTCGAAGTACGCGAAAAAGTTGCCGGGGCTCTTGCTCTCAGCGGCAGTGATTGTCCTCGTTTGTACGGGGTTTGCCGGCTGTGCGGGGACAAAGCGCGGGGTCTATCACACCGTCGAGCGGGGCGAGACCCTCTCGGGGATCTCGGCCGCCTACGGGGTGCCGGTCTCCCACCTGCAGAGCTGGAACGGTATCGACGACCCGCGCGATCTTCGCGCCGGGACCCAGGTCTTCATTCCCGGCGCGCGGCGGGTTCAGTACACCCAGCGCGTGGCCGCGGCCCGCAGCGGGCGCGACGATGCGCCCACGGCGAGCTGGACCCGCAAAGCCAGGCGCGAGGAGCCGCGCCGTGAGGCGAGCCTGCGCCCGGTCTCCCCGGCGCCCAAGCCCGGCTTCAAGCTGCGCTGGCCGGTGGAGGGCAAGGTCACCTCGGGCTACGGCTTCCGGGGCGGGCTCCACCACGACGGATTCGATATCTCGGCCAAAGAGGGCAATCCCATCTATGCCGCCGCCGACGGGCGGGTGCTCTACGCGGGCGACAAGCTTGCCGGCTACGGCAACCTGGTCATCATCCGGCACTCGGGCTCACTTTCGACGGTTTACGCCCACAACAAGGAAAATCTGGTCTCTGAGGGCGATTTCGTGACCGCCGGCCAGCTCATCGGCAAGGTGGGCGAGACCGGCCGCGCCAGCGGCCCCCACGTGCATTTCGAGGTGCGCGAGGGGAAAAAAGCGGTTGACCCCTCCAGGTTCCTGCCATAGGATACGCCCCGCTTCGGGAAAGTGGCTTCTGAGCGCCTCTGGGCGGCATCCAGCGCTTTTTCGGCAGACCAGGGGAAGGGAGAGGGGCCGGTTCCCGGCACGTCGCAGGCGTGTCCGATACGGCTGCTCCACCACACATCAGTTCATGCTTGAACAGCTCCGCAGCGCCATTCGAGACGTTCCCGACTATCCAAAGCCCGGGATCGTCTTCAAAGACATCAGCACGATTCTCAACAACCCCGAGCTCTACCGCGCTTCCATTGAACTGATGGTTGAGCCCTTCAAAGGGCGCGAGAACCTCTATATCGCCGGAATCGAGGCCCGCGGCTTCATCTTCGGGGCCGCCATGGCCGACCGCCTGGGCGCGGCCTTCGTCCCCGTGCGCAAGGCCGGCAAGCTGCCGTGGAAGACCCGCGCGGTGAGCTACGCCCTCGAATACGGCGAGGACACGCTGGAAATCCATGTCGACGCCATCCCCGAGGGGGCCGACGTCGTGGTGGTCGACGACCTGTTGGCCACGGGCGGAACCGTGGGCGCGGTGCTCGAATTGCTCGAGACTTCGAAGGTCAACGTCATCGGCGTGAGCTTTCTGGTGGAGCTGGAGTTCCTCGAAGGCCGCAAAAAACTGGGCGGGGCCCCGGTTCACTCGGTTCTGAAGTTTTAGCGGGGACACTTGCTATCCGTGTCCAAATTGCGGTAAAGCGCTTTTAGACCGATAGAGAAACAGGTAAACGAGTTTCGGGGAGGGGGGGGACCCTGAACCGAGATAAAAAAACAAATCGCGAAGACCGCGAAAGAAGGAGTCATCCCGATGGCGAAAGAAATCCTCATCGTCCAGTCCAAGGTCAAGGACATCATCAAGAAGAAGAACTTCCAGTGCAGCGCCGAGGCCATTGAGGCCTTCAGTGCCCAGCTTGAAGAGTCCGTGAACAAGGCGCTTGCCCGCGCCAAGGCCAACGGCCGCAAGACCGTCAAGGCCCAGGACGTCTGAGCAGCAAGGCACTGAAGAGGCGCCCGCAGGAGGGCCAGAGCCGCCTTGTGGCCGCTTTGAGTCCCGCCTGAGCCCTGAGGGTTTACAAGGCCCCCATAGCTCAGCTGGATAGAGCAAACGTTTCCTAAACGTTAGGCCGCAGGTTCGAGTCCTGCTGGGGGCACCACTCTTCAATCAGACAGCAAGCCAGCCCGGTCGGGTCACACCGCCGGGCTGTTTTGCGTACGGAATACGCGAAGCGATCGATACAGCTCTCCCCCGCACTGCGGGGGAGATGCCCGCAAGGGCAGAGGGGGCCGTGCAGGCGGCGACTCTGTCACTCTCCCCCGCTGTGCGGGGGAGATGCCCGAGAGGGCAGAGGGGGAGTTCGTAGCCCCTCTGGTTGATTTCCCGTCCACGTCCACGTCCACGTAAACGTAGGACGCAAAGGGCGCGCAAATCGTGGTCGTTTACGTTCGTCGTGGACGTGGACGAGACCAAAGAAGGATTTTTACCGCTTGAACACCCCCGACATCCTCATCCTGCTGGCCACGGGCCTTGTCTCCGGCACGCTCGGCGGGCTTTTGGGGATCGGCGGCGGCGTGGTGGTGGTGCCGATGCTCATCATGTTCCTGCCGCACCTGGGCGCGGGCAGCGAGTACCTTGTCCACTACTCCGTGGCCACGAGCCTGGCGACCGTCTTCGTGACCAATGTCTCGAGCACGCACGCCCACCACGGGCGCGGCAACGTCATCTGGCCGCTGGTTCTGGTCGCCGGGCCGGTGGCGGCCGCCACGGCCATGGGCGGTGCCTATCTGACCAACTACCTGCCCGGTGAGATCCACCGCCGCGCCTTCGGGGCGTTTTTGCTCTACGTCTCGGTCAAGCTCATCCGCGCCAAATCAGCCAGCGACGGCGAAGCGTCTGAAGAAGCGGTAGAGGACGTTCCCTCGAAACCCATGGCGGCTGCCGCGGGAAGCGCGGTGGGCGCGGCCTCGGGTCTGCTGGGGATCGGCGGGGGATCGGTGGCCGTGCCGCTCTTTCACCTGGTGCTCGGCCACGCCATGCACCGCGCGGTGGGTTCGAGCGCCGCCGTGGGCGCCTGCGCCGCGGTCCTCGGAACATTGGGGCACATGCTCAGCAAAACGCCCACCGGGCAGGGCGCGCTCTCCCACACCATCGGCTTTGTTCACTGGCCCGCAGCCCTGCTCATCAGCGTCGCCGCCCTTGGCAGCGCGCAAATCGGCGCCCGCATGGCCAGCCGCATCAAGCCCGCTCCGCTTCGCCGGACCTTCGGGGTGTTCCTGTTCTTTGTTGCGTGGAAATTGATTTTGTAGGCATTTCGCCAAGAGCCGCTTCAATACGCCTTCAGCTTTAGCACTCACATCAGTTGTAGTTGTCGTGATCGTGCTCGTGGCCGTGCTCGAATCGTGCACGAGCACGTTCACGTCTACGATCACGACATTCGGGGCAGGTTCCGGACGGTTGAAGTAAACACACAAAAAAAAGCCCGCGCGGTGCGCGGGCTTTTCTAAATACCTGAAACGAACTCAGCCTTCGGCGGCCTGTTCTTCCTCGGCGGACTCTTCGGCCGGTGCCTCGGCGGCAGCGGGGCCGGCGACGGCGGCCAGGGTCTGGCGCTCAACCTCGCGCTCTGCTTCTTCGAGATCGTCGTCGGGCATGACCAGGATGCGGTTGCAGTAGGGGCAGGTGTGCATCCCTTCGCCGCGGGCGACGAGGTTGCCGGTCTGCGGCGGGATGTGCATGTTGCAGGCGCGGCACAGATCGCCGTCCACCATGGCCAGCGCGTAGGCCTGCAGGCCGCGGATGCGCTCGTATTTCTTGAGCAGGCTCTCGGGCAGGGCGGCAACGAGTTCCTTGCGCTGTCCGGCGCGGGCCTCGATTTCCTTGCTGGCCTGGGCCATGCGCTGCTCGATCTCGGCGATCTCGTCGGCGAACTCGGCGCGGCCGTCCTCGATCTCTTTTTCGATGTCGGCAATCTTGGTGCCCAGTTCCTCGATCTCCTCGCCGAAACGAAGGACCTCGTCCTCGACATTGGAGATGATTTTCTGGGAGGCTTCGAGCTCGCGCTCAAGGGCGCTGATCTCGCGCTCGGTGGTCAGGTTGGGCTGCTTCTTCTTGAGGCCCTCAAGATGAGCGTTCTCGTCGGTGAGGAAGGTTTCCTTCTGCTTGCGACTCTCCTCGATGCGGGTGCGGCGGCGTTCGAGGCCCGCGATCCGCTTGCGCTGATCGGCGAAGGCTTCCTCGATTTCCTCCAGACGCCGGGGGAGGTCGCGCAGATCGCGCTCCATGAGCGCGACGTGACGGTCGAAGATGTGAAGACGTTTGAGCTGCTCGATGGTTTCTTTCATATCACCTGTACAATCTGTAAAGGCCGCAAACGCCCGGCCGACATGGCAGCGGCGCGCTGCGACCCCCCTCAATCGAAGGTCCTACTTCTATTCGCCCGCCCGGGGGCGAGTCAAGTGCGCGAATTTCCAGAAGAAACACGGCAGCGCCCGCCGTGCGTTCATGCGCGGCACGGCGGGCGAGTGCATTGCGGATTGACAAAATATTATGAACATAATATTTTGATGCGCATGAGCTACCGGCCCGAGCACAAAGAGCGCACAAGAGAGCGAATCCTCGATTCGGCTGCGGACCTGGTGCGTGAGAAGGGTTTGGAGAAGACCAGCGTGGCGGAAGTCATGGGCCGCGCGGGTCTGACCGTGGGGGGGTTTTACTCTCACTTCAAGTCACGAGAACAACTGCTGGCCGAGGCGTTGATCCACGCCTTCGAGCTGCAGGATGAGCGCTTGTACAGCCGTCTTGCCTCACTTGAGGGCGAGGCGTGGAACAAGGCGATGGTGGGAACCTACCTCTCGACCTTTCATCGGGACCATCCCGAGCAGGGCTGCCCGTTTGCAGCCCTGATCTCCGAATTCCCGCGTGCGGGAAAACCGGTGCGCGCGATGATCTCGCGTGCCTACCAGGGGTGGGTGGCCATGCTGGCCGCGCGCCTTGGAGACAGGGACGAGGCGCTGGCGCTCAGCGCCTTGCTGGTAGGTGCGTTGACGCTCTCACGTGTTGCCGCCGGAACCGGAGAATCAAAAGAAGTGTTGCTGGCAGCCACCCGGATGGCGGGACGGCTGCTGGGCCAGGAGGGCAAGTGATGGGAGTGATCAACGGACCGGCGCAGGTCAGCGAGAATGCAAAGAACCTTCCCACTGTGTGCGTGCTGTGTTCGCACAACTGTGCGATGAGAGTCGACGTCGAGAACAACGAAATCACGAAAGTCCGCGCCGATGAATCAAGCCCGCTGACCAGGGGCTACAGTTGCAACAAGGGCTATCGCATCGCCTACTACGTCAACCACAAACAGCGCGTGGAATACCCCATGAAGCGCCGCGCCGACGGGAGTTTCGAGCGCATCTCCTGGGACCAGGCGATCACAGAGATTTCTTCGAAGCTCAAAGCGATCCGCGCCAGGCATCCGGGTCGCTCCGTGGCGCTTGCGGGAATCGGCGGACAGGGCAACCACATGGATGGGCCGTTTGCGATTCCCTTCCTCATGGGAGTGGGCAGCGACATCATCTTCAACTCGCTTGGGCAGGAGAAGACCCAGCACCCGCTCGTCGACGGATGGATGTTTGGCGCCTCACCGGAGAGTTTCCTGCACGCCGACGCCGAGCACGCGGAGTATCTGCTGATGCTGGGAACCAATCCGGTGGTGAGCAACCGGGGCGAGCGTGCCACTGAGACCATCAAGGAGCTTCGCCAGAATGAGGCGCGCACGCTCGTTGTCGTTGACCCGCGCCGGACGGAAACAACCCGGCGGGCCAACGCCCATCTTCGCATCAAGCCGGGCATGGACGTCTACTTCATGCTGGGGATGTGCGCGCACATCGAGCGCGAGGGGCTCACTGACAAGAAGTTCATCGGCAAGTACACCAAAGACTACGAGAAGCTGCGCCAGGTCCTGCGCGGGATTGATCTTGACGAGATGGCCGCGCGCACGGGGCTCGATGTCTCGGAGATCACCAGGACCGCCGAGGGTTTTGCGCGCGCAAAGTCCGCCGCGGTATTCATGGACCTGGGGGCCGAACAGATCCCGTACTCTACGCTCATGTCCTATCTCGTTCGCGTGCTCGTCCTCATGACGGGCAACGTGGGCAAGAAGGGCGGACAGGTCTTTCTCCCGATGTTCATGGCGAAGTCTCCCACCATGGCGAAGCCCGGGTTCCCCAAGGCGCTGGCCTCGGACATCCCGGCCATTCCCATGTTTTCGCCATTTGGCTGGCTCTCGCCGAACCTGCTTCCCGAGGAAATTCTCGTCGACCACCCGGCACGCATCCGCGCGCTCATTGTGGAGGGGGCCAACCCGCTTGTCAGCTACGCCGATTCCCAACTGCACCGCGAGGCGTTTAAGAAGCTCGACCTGCTGGTGGTGATCGATCCGGCCTTTACCGAGACCGCGCAGGTGGCCGACTACGTGCTGCCGGCGGCGGCCGGCTACGAGAAGTGGGAACACGCGGGATTTCCCAAGGGCTATCCCCATGTGAGCGCCCAGGTGCGCCCGCCCGTAGTGCGCGGCCCTGACGAGGCGCTGCCGGAAGCGGAAATCTACCACCGGCTTGCGCGGGAGATGGGCATTGCGCCCAAGGCTCCTCGGGCGCTCCACCTGCTCGCCAAGGGGGCGAGAAGTCCGCTCGGCGCGCCGCTCTATTTCGCCGCGCTTGGCTCCCTGGCGGCGATGCGCGGCGGAAGCGGGAAGGCGATCGCTGCCCGCTTCGTGTTCTGGCTCTACGAGACGCTCGGGCCGCTGCTTCCCTCGCCGCAGCTCGTGGCAATCTGGGGCATGGCTCACGCCTTTGCTGCCACGCGCAAGGCGGACGTGGTGCGCCAGTATTCCGAAGTGGCCCGGATGAAGAATCCCTTTGCCGTTGGAGAATTCCTCTTTCAGAAGATCCTCGATCATCCAGAGGG
This genomic interval from Chrysiogenia bacterium contains the following:
- a CDS encoding restriction endonuclease; the encoded protein is MAIPDFQTLMLPVLKIGNSGEIQAKQATELLSDEFGLTDEERTQLLPSGTTTTIHNRVAWAVSHMVQAKLLKRPQRGYFTTTDRGKAVLQSPPDRITIKYLEQFPEYVEFRKKKKVTEKVEADGADEDSSTTPEERIDTAYSEINAALKDELLSKVMEASPVFFEKLIVKLLVGMGYGGASDEAGKHVGKSGDGGIDGVINEDKLGLDVIYLQAKRYAPENTVGRPEIQKFAGTLIGMSANKGVFVTTSSFSAQAHEYTKTVPQRIILIDGEKLTSLMLEHNVGARVHRSIDLKNIDEDFFLD
- a CDS encoding sulfite exporter TauE/SafE family protein encodes the protein MNTPDILILLATGLVSGTLGGLLGIGGGVVVVPMLIMFLPHLGAGSEYLVHYSVATSLATVFVTNVSSTHAHHGRGNVIWPLVLVAGPVAAATAMGGAYLTNYLPGEIHRRAFGAFLLYVSVKLIRAKSASDGEASEEAVEDVPSKPMAAAAGSAVGAASGLLGIGGGSVAVPLFHLVLGHAMHRAVGSSAAVGACAAVLGTLGHMLSKTPTGQGALSHTIGFVHWPAALLISVAALGSAQIGARMASRIKPAPLRRTFGVFLFFVAWKLIL
- a CDS encoding integration host factor subunit alpha; the protein is MTKADIIENIYQRVGFSKKEATDVVEAVFEIVKQTLETNERLKISGFGNFVVKEKRARLGRNPHTGQPIEITPRKVLTFKPSQVLKNILNEGLEDGGNSSGDASGLGGDGQSAASN
- the surE gene encoding 5'/3'-nucleotidase SurE — its product is MPTILISNDDGFHAPGMRAMRQALEGLGRLIVCCPDSEQSATSHALTLHRPLRIAKVEEDCYTVDGTPTDSVLLGINHILKGEKPDLVMSGINAGPNIGDDIGYSGTVAAALEGTVYGVPSVAVSLASHDFKNFSAAGQVARESAQWVLANGLPRDVTLNVNIPAIEPSQIRGRRVTIQGKRHFEDIVQEKLDPRGRRYYWIGGSVVFPEQEPNTDITAIAEGYVSITPIRIELTAHDVLEHVRSLAGEE
- a CDS encoding phenylalanine--tRNA ligase subunit beta, translating into SDGILVLEGAQADNEPGTPVAKVLHVPPLLDLSVTPNRGDCLSAIGLAREVAALTGGELHEPEFALNEQDGAASEVASVEVQAPDLCPRYCARVIEGVKIGPSPMWLAELLESHGIRPISNIVDVTNYILLLHGQPLHAFDLDHIGEGKIIVRKAAAGEKMKTLDDVERTLEEGDLVIADPKGPVALAGVMGGASSEVTDSTTRVLLEAAYFEPGTVRRTSRRLGLISESSYRFERGIDPLRVTVAMDHAAAMMAELGGGSVRSGFIDESAQDFAPAKITLRPARVCALLGVEIPAERIAAHLKSLGFGVDDSSAESFAVTVPSWRRLDITLEADLIEEVARIEGYDNVPETLPSSGREHGEDDEPLHLQEALEDALVARGWRQSVHLSFASPGWADDFGIAEGDSRRKAVRIANPINEEEGVLRAALLPSLVKTYVRNRNHGVRQVRLFEVGRVFEEQGAGVAGGELPKERLSLAMIAGTLDEPGLWRAGDPARAALFAAKADLEALGGCFGLELKLAGPSDEPYLHPGRRASVMLGKQVLGHWGELHPEVAAKLGVRDRVVACELDAGALLQAALGRKPKFSAFSNLPRMWRDLALLVSDEVPAGRVVAKALAAGAPLAQHGEIFDEFRGKGIEEGKRSLGLRMCYGAADRTLTEEEAAGAEAKVLETLEKEFGAQRR
- a CDS encoding adenine phosphoribosyltransferase gives rise to the protein MLEQLRSAIRDVPDYPKPGIVFKDISTILNNPELYRASIELMVEPFKGRENLYIAGIEARGFIFGAAMADRLGAAFVPVRKAGKLPWKTRAVSYALEYGEDTLEIHVDAIPEGADVVVVDDLLATGGTVGAVLELLETSKVNVIGVSFLVELEFLEGRKKLGGAPVHSVLKF
- a CDS encoding MerR family transcriptional regulator gives rise to the protein MEELPDIPDKLYFRIGEVSTLTGVKPSVLRYWESEFRTLRPTKSRTNQRLYTRADVEKVIKLKTLLYEKKFTIAGARRVLAKGYTQELNRLESETGAEAADGGNGTGQGAPENAAQKAGPELQKRVASLISEVQSIKKLLS
- a CDS encoding DedA family protein, giving the protein MPATNAEGKTGLVRRMYDWVLGWSETAYGPQALLGLAFCEAIFFPVPPDVLLMALVLGRRERAWNFAMLCTIGSVAGGIIGYLIGAGLWEAVSGYFFTWVPGFSQAGYDRVRVFYETYSFWAVFAAGFTPIPYKIFTISAGVFEISMPIFMLASVMSRGLRFVLIAGLLWKFGDPIKSFIDRYFNLLAFGGTALLIGGFVLLKYL
- a CDS encoding peptidoglycan DD-metalloendopeptidase family protein; amino-acid sequence: MSKYAKKLPGLLLSAAVIVLVCTGFAGCAGTKRGVYHTVERGETLSGISAAYGVPVSHLQSWNGIDDPRDLRAGTQVFIPGARRVQYTQRVAAARSGRDDAPTASWTRKARREEPRREASLRPVSPAPKPGFKLRWPVEGKVTSGYGFRGGLHHDGFDISAKEGNPIYAAADGRVLYAGDKLAGYGNLVIIRHSGSLSTVYAHNKENLVSEGDFVTAGQLIGKVGETGRASGPHVHFEVREGKKAVDPSRFLP